From Acidipropionibacterium acidipropionici, one genomic window encodes:
- the pyrH gene encoding UMP kinase: MPTPYRRVLLKLSGEVFGGGKVGVDPDVIAEKSREIAEIAASGVQVAVVVGGGNFFRGAELQQRGMDRDRADYMGMLGTVMNCLALQDFCEKAGVATRVQTAITMGQVAEPYIPRRAERHLEKGRVVIFGAGSGMPYFSTDTVAAQRALEIGADALLMGKQGVDGVYDCDPKSNPAARKFDELTYDEFLARDLKVADATAVAMARDNDLTMIFFNLEKKGNIARVVAGEPIGTTVHR; this comes from the coding sequence ATGCCCACGCCCTACCGCCGTGTCCTGTTGAAGCTGTCCGGAGAGGTCTTCGGAGGGGGCAAGGTCGGCGTCGACCCCGACGTCATCGCCGAGAAGTCCCGTGAGATCGCCGAGATCGCCGCCTCCGGCGTCCAGGTGGCCGTCGTGGTGGGCGGGGGCAACTTCTTCCGCGGAGCCGAGCTGCAGCAGCGCGGCATGGACCGCGACCGCGCCGACTACATGGGGATGCTCGGCACCGTGATGAACTGCCTGGCCCTCCAGGACTTCTGCGAGAAGGCCGGGGTCGCCACCCGGGTGCAGACCGCGATCACCATGGGGCAGGTCGCCGAGCCCTACATCCCCCGTCGCGCCGAGCGGCACCTGGAGAAGGGCCGCGTCGTGATCTTCGGCGCCGGTTCGGGCATGCCGTATTTCTCCACCGACACCGTCGCCGCCCAGCGGGCCCTGGAGATCGGGGCCGACGCGCTGCTGATGGGCAAGCAGGGGGTGGACGGCGTCTACGACTGCGACCCGAAGAGCAATCCCGCCGCCCGCAAGTTCGACGAGCTGACCTACGATGAGTTCCTGGCGCGCGACCTCAAGGTGGCCGACGCCACCGCGGTGGCGATGGCCCGTGACAACGACCTCACGATGATCTTCTTCAACCTGGAGAAGAAGGGCAATATTGCACGCGTCGTGGCGGGGGAGCCGATCGGCACCACCGTCCACCGCTGA
- the frr gene encoding ribosome recycling factor has translation MESAVSHAREDFAAIRTGRANPAMFNKIMVDYYGAMTPLQQLASFQVPEARTVLISPYDKGSVNAVEKAVRDSDLGVNPSTDGNVVRCVLPSLTEERRKEYTKMAKAKAEEGRIAVRNVRRSANDDLKKQEKDKEISEDQLTRLEKELDQVTKKHVEEIDELLKAKEAELMEV, from the coding sequence ATGGAGTCTGCCGTCTCCCACGCCCGGGAGGATTTCGCGGCCATCCGCACCGGCCGCGCCAACCCGGCGATGTTCAACAAGATCATGGTGGACTACTACGGCGCCATGACCCCTCTCCAGCAGCTGGCCAGCTTCCAGGTGCCCGAGGCCCGTACGGTCCTCATCTCCCCCTACGACAAGGGCTCGGTCAACGCCGTCGAGAAGGCCGTCCGGGACTCCGACCTGGGCGTCAACCCCTCGACCGACGGCAATGTGGTGCGCTGTGTGCTGCCCAGCCTCACCGAGGAGCGCCGCAAGGAGTACACCAAGATGGCCAAGGCCAAGGCCGAGGAGGGGCGTATCGCGGTGCGCAACGTCCGCCGCTCGGCCAATGACGACCTCAAGAAGCAGGAGAAGGACAAGGAGATCTCCGAGGACCAGCTCACCCGGCTGGAGAAGGAGCTCGACCAGGTCACCAAGAAGCACGTCGAGGAGATCGACGAGCTCCTCAAGGCCAAGGAGGCCGAGCTGATGGAGGTCTGA
- a CDS encoding phosphatidate cytidylyltransferase, translating to MTSASPDTTPTPGRTPRAGRDLPAAIITGVVLVVIVIGTVFWWHWGFVIFVAIMLGLGAVELHRAIGVLGMRSAVVPIVIGTVIMVLGSFAASSYDLGIGANTFLIAALGLTTVTSLMCRLPGGAKGFVGDAAASLFTIAYLPLMGSFIPLMMADDLGARRILSWMLCIIASDTGGYAVGVLIGRHPMAPRISPKKSWEGMAGSIVLAAAVGAGCSVWLLGAPAWVGLVLGGVLSVVGTCGDLVESMIKRDVGIKDMSNFLPGHGGVMDRLDSMLLSAPFAWAVLSLCL from the coding sequence GTGACCAGCGCATCCCCCGACACCACCCCCACGCCCGGACGCACCCCCAGAGCCGGGCGAGACCTGCCCGCTGCCATCATCACCGGCGTCGTGCTCGTGGTGATCGTCATCGGCACGGTCTTCTGGTGGCACTGGGGATTCGTCATCTTCGTGGCGATCATGCTGGGCCTGGGGGCGGTGGAGCTGCACCGTGCGATCGGCGTCCTGGGGATGCGCTCCGCGGTGGTGCCGATCGTCATCGGAACCGTCATCATGGTGCTGGGCTCCTTCGCGGCGTCCAGCTACGACCTGGGCATCGGCGCCAACACCTTCCTCATCGCCGCACTGGGGCTGACGACCGTCACCTCCCTCATGTGCCGCCTGCCGGGCGGTGCGAAGGGATTCGTGGGGGACGCCGCGGCCAGCCTGTTCACCATCGCCTACCTGCCGCTGATGGGATCCTTCATCCCGCTCATGATGGCCGACGATCTGGGCGCCCGTCGGATCCTCTCCTGGATGCTGTGCATCATCGCCTCCGACACCGGCGGTTACGCCGTCGGCGTGCTCATCGGCCGCCATCCGATGGCTCCGCGGATCAGCCCGAAGAAGAGCTGGGAAGGGATGGCGGGCTCGATCGTGCTCGCTGCGGCGGTCGGAGCCGGCTGCTCGGTATGGCTGCTGGGGGCCCCGGCATGGGTGGGTCTGGTGCTTGGCGGGGTACTCTCGGTGGTCGGCACCTGCGGGGATCTGGTCGAATCCATGATCAAACGCGACGTCGGGATCAAGGACATGTCGAACTTCCTGCCCGGCCATGGCGGCGTCATGGACCGGCTCGACTCCATGCTGCTGTCGGCCCCCTTCGCCTGGGCGGTCCTCTCGCTGTGCCTGTAG